A window of the Microtus pennsylvanicus isolate mMicPen1 chromosome 4, mMicPen1.hap1, whole genome shotgun sequence genome harbors these coding sequences:
- the LOC142848980 gene encoding olfactory receptor-like protein OLF3 translates to HFFLSVLSLVDLCYGNSIAPQMLAHLVSARKLISFNGCVLQLCISLPLGGSEFFLLGVMSYDRYVAVCHPLHYTVIMDGGLCVGLATSCLVAGFLNSLMETVITFRLPLCHNVINHFACETLAVLRLACVDISFNKVMVAISGFLVIMLPCGLVLFSYTRIVIAIMRIHSTQGRLKAFGTCASHLTVVCMCFGATIFTYLGPRSASSEDKEKMVALFYAVVAPMLNPVIYSLRNKEVMAALRKLAQSMVFFIFCGSWFLYYC, encoded by the coding sequence CACTTCTTCCTTAGTGTCCTGTCCTTAGTGGACCTTTGCTATGGGAATAGTATTGCCCCGCAAATGTTGGCCCACTTGGTTTCAGCCAGAAAGCTCATCTCCTTCAACGGCTGTGTGCTCCAGCTCTGCATCTCCTTGCCACTGGGTGGTTCTGAGTTCTTCCTCCTGGGAGTCATGTCCTACGATCGCTATGTGGCAGTCTGCCACCCGTTGCACTACACTGTCATCATGGATGGAGGACTGTGTGTGGGGCTGGCTACCAGCTGCTTGGTGGCTGGTTTCCTGAATTCACTGATGGAGACAGTCATCACCTTCCGTCTTCCTCTGTGTCACAACGTCATCAATCACTTCGCCTGTGAGACCCTCGCAGTGCTTCGGCTAGCATGTGTGGACATTTCTTTCAACAAGGTCATGGTGGCTATCTCAGGGTTTCTGGTAATCATGCTTCCCTGTGGCCTGGTTCTTTTCTCTTACACTCGTATAGTCATTGCCATTATGCGCATTCATTCTACGCAGGGACGTCTCAAAGCCTTTGGGACCTGTGCCTCTCACCTCACTGTGGTTTGCATGTGCTTTGGAGCCACAATCTTCACCTACCTTGGGCCAAGGTCGGCCTCCTCTGAGGACAAGGAGAAGATGGTTGCTCTGTTCTATGCTGTGGTGGCACCCATGTTGAACCCTGTGATCTACAGCTTGAGGAATAAAGAAGTTATGGCTGCTCTTAGGAAACTTGCACAGTCTatggttttctttatattttgtggaTCGTGGTTTTTGTACTATTGCTAA